One genomic window of Sporocytophaga myxococcoides DSM 11118 includes the following:
- a CDS encoding nucleoside-diphosphate kinase, giving the protein MAGNRTFSMIKPDAVAAGNSGAILKMIEEAGFRIVALKKFKLSEERAGQFYEVHKERPFYNDLKKYMSSGFIVPMILEKENAVADFRKLIGATNPANAEDGTIRKLYAKSIEANAIHGSDSDENAAIEGSFFFSGLEQF; this is encoded by the coding sequence ATGGCTGGTAACAGAACTTTTTCAATGATTAAACCTGATGCAGTAGCAGCAGGTAATTCAGGCGCAATTCTAAAGATGATCGAAGAAGCGGGATTCAGAATTGTGGCATTAAAAAAATTTAAACTTTCTGAAGAGCGTGCAGGTCAATTTTATGAAGTGCACAAAGAAAGACCTTTCTACAATGATCTTAAGAAGTATATGTCAAGCGGATTTATCGTGCCAATGATTCTTGAGAAAGAAAATGCAGTAGCTGATTTCCGTAAATTGATCGGTGCTACAAACCCTGCAAATGCGGAAGATGGTACTATCCGTAAATTGTATGCTAAATCAATCGAAGCAAACGCAATCCACGGATCTGACTCTGATGAGAATGCAGCTATCGAAGGAAGCTTCTTCTTCTCAGGACTGGAGCAATTTTAA
- the rho gene encoding transcription termination factor Rho, translating into MYNIEELEDRLLSELKDIAEKLGIQNFKKLQKKELIYKILDQQAVMPEPQLTENKQMMTIDNTEDGSRDEKEPRKRIRKRENVKETEPANEEFPSFSSSNEFVFEPFQRESEPLFETAAPAVSTFEEIREEKPVERIKSTRPTPQNSGGVSMREFDGIILNSGVLEIMQDGYGFLRSADYNYLASPDDIYVSPSQIKLFGLKTGDTVKGQIRPPKEGEKYFALLRVESVNGKTTEEIRDRIPFEFLTPLFPQERLNLSTTHNQLSTRILDLFAPIGKGQRGMIVAQPKTGKTVLLKEIANAIATNHPEVYLMILLIDERPEEVTDMARNVKAEVISSTFDEQAERHVKIASIVLEKAKRMVECGHDVVILLDSITRLARAYNTVVPSSGKILSGGVDANALHKPKRFFGAARNVENGGSLTIIATALIETGSKMDEVIFEEFKGTGNMELQLDRKLSNKRIYPAIDVPASGTRREDLLMDKDELSRVWILRKYMSDMTSVEAMDFLIDKMKNTKDNNEFLVSMNG; encoded by the coding sequence ATGTACAATATTGAAGAATTAGAGGACAGATTATTATCTGAATTGAAGGACATTGCCGAAAAGTTAGGTATTCAGAATTTTAAAAAGCTTCAGAAAAAAGAACTCATATATAAAATCCTCGACCAACAGGCGGTAATGCCAGAGCCGCAACTCACCGAAAACAAACAAATGATGACAATTGACAATACGGAAGACGGCTCAAGAGATGAAAAGGAGCCTAGAAAAAGGATCAGAAAGAGAGAAAATGTAAAGGAAACTGAGCCAGCTAATGAAGAGTTCCCTTCCTTTTCCAGTTCAAATGAATTTGTTTTCGAACCTTTCCAAAGAGAATCCGAGCCACTATTTGAAACAGCAGCCCCAGCAGTTTCCACTTTTGAAGAAATAAGAGAAGAAAAGCCTGTAGAAAGAATAAAATCAACAAGACCAACACCTCAAAACAGCGGTGGCGTTAGCATGCGAGAGTTTGATGGCATTATTCTTAACTCAGGTGTACTAGAAATAATGCAGGACGGATATGGTTTCTTAAGATCAGCAGACTATAACTATCTTGCGAGCCCTGACGATATATATGTATCTCCTTCACAGATAAAACTATTCGGATTAAAAACAGGTGACACTGTTAAAGGTCAGATCAGACCTCCGAAAGAAGGTGAAAAATATTTTGCCCTACTAAGAGTTGAAAGTGTAAACGGAAAGACCACGGAAGAAATCAGAGATCGTATTCCATTTGAATTCCTTACGCCTCTTTTCCCACAGGAAAGACTTAACCTTAGCACAACACACAATCAATTATCTACCAGAATTCTTGATCTTTTCGCACCAATCGGAAAAGGCCAAAGAGGTATGATTGTAGCTCAGCCTAAAACAGGTAAAACAGTTCTCCTAAAAGAAATTGCAAACGCTATTGCCACAAACCATCCAGAGGTATATCTGATGATCCTATTGATCGACGAGCGTCCTGAGGAGGTTACAGATATGGCAAGAAACGTGAAAGCTGAAGTAATCTCTTCTACTTTTGACGAACAGGCTGAAAGACACGTAAAGATTGCTTCTATTGTACTTGAGAAAGCTAAGAGAATGGTTGAATGCGGACACGATGTTGTTATCCTGCTTGACTCAATCACAAGGCTTGCAAGAGCATATAATACAGTTGTTCCGTCTTCAGGTAAAATACTTTCGGGTGGTGTGGATGCAAACGCTCTTCATAAACCTAAAAGATTCTTCGGTGCTGCAAGAAACGTAGAAAATGGTGGATCTCTTACTATCATTGCAACTGCTCTTATAGAGACTGGAAGTAAAATGGACGAGGTTATCTTTGAAGAATTCAAAGGTACCGGTAACATGGAACTTCAACTTGATAGAAAGCTTTCAAACAAAAGAATTTACCCTGCTATTGACGTTCCTGCTTCAGGAACAAGGCGTGAAGATCTTCTTATGGATAAAGACGAGCTTTCAAGAGTTTGGATTCTCAGAAAATACATGTCAGATATGACCTCTGTAGAAGCAATGGACTTCCTGATAGACAAAATGAAAAACACCAAGGACAACAACGAGTTCCTTGTTTCAATGAACGGATAG
- the dxs gene encoding 1-deoxy-D-xylulose-5-phosphate synthase, with protein MLIKPGKLLGQINSPEDLRKLDETQLYQVCTELRQFIVDNVSVYGGHFAAGLGVVELTVALHYVFNTPKDQLVWDVGHQAYGHKILTGRRDVFHTNRLYKGISGFPKRSESPYDSFGVGHSSTSISAALGMAVGSKYKQESDKQHIAVIGDGALTAGLAFEAMNHAGVSNSNLLIVLNDNCMAIDPNVGALKDYLTDITTSQTYNKLRDEAWHILGKISKFGPNAQTIASKIETALKSSLLKNSNLFESLKIRYFGPVDGHDIDHLVNIFNDLKNIPGPKILHCVTTKGKGFPLAEKDQVKWHAPGKFDKLTGEISIKHYDTPQAPKFQDVFGHTIVELAEKNSKIMGITPAMPSGSSLNIMMDKMPDRAFDVGIAEQHAVTFSAGLATQGLIPFCNIYSSFMQRAYDSVIHDVCLQNLHVVFCLDRAGIAGADGPTHHGAYDIAYMRCIPNMVVSSPMNESELRNLMYTAQLDGNGPFTIRYPRGQGVMPEWRLPFEKIEIGKGRTVREGEDIAILTFGPIGNNAVDACNILDHEELTPAHYDMRFAKPLDEELLHKIFKKFKKVITVEDGCLQGGFGSAVLEFMADNNYSAKIVRLGIPDKIIEHGEQPQLYKECGYGTEAIVDTVRSLTSIVHQE; from the coding sequence ATGTTAATAAAACCGGGAAAATTATTGGGTCAGATCAACTCTCCTGAAGATCTGAGAAAACTGGATGAAACGCAACTTTACCAGGTTTGTACTGAGCTTAGACAGTTCATTGTTGACAATGTTTCCGTTTATGGAGGGCATTTCGCTGCCGGGCTTGGCGTGGTCGAACTTACTGTTGCGCTTCATTATGTATTTAATACCCCTAAAGATCAGCTTGTCTGGGATGTGGGACACCAGGCCTATGGCCACAAAATTCTGACAGGCAGAAGGGACGTTTTTCATACAAACAGGCTTTACAAAGGAATTTCCGGTTTTCCGAAAAGAAGCGAAAGCCCTTATGATTCATTTGGTGTAGGACACTCTTCCACATCAATTTCTGCAGCACTCGGCATGGCTGTGGGATCTAAATACAAACAAGAGTCTGACAAACAGCATATAGCAGTAATCGGTGATGGCGCTTTAACGGCTGGGCTTGCTTTCGAAGCAATGAATCATGCCGGAGTTTCAAACAGCAATCTGTTAATCGTACTCAATGACAATTGCATGGCAATTGACCCAAATGTTGGGGCCCTTAAGGATTATCTTACAGACATTACCACATCACAGACTTATAATAAGCTCAGAGATGAGGCATGGCATATTTTGGGCAAAATAAGTAAATTCGGGCCTAACGCTCAGACTATTGCTTCCAAAATTGAGACTGCTTTAAAATCTTCTTTGTTAAAAAACAGCAATCTTTTTGAATCTCTAAAAATAAGATATTTTGGTCCGGTAGACGGTCATGACATTGACCACCTGGTAAATATCTTTAATGATCTTAAAAATATTCCAGGACCCAAAATCCTTCATTGCGTTACAACGAAAGGCAAAGGTTTCCCTCTTGCTGAAAAAGATCAGGTGAAGTGGCACGCTCCAGGAAAATTTGATAAGCTCACCGGAGAAATCAGTATCAAACATTATGATACACCTCAGGCGCCTAAATTTCAGGATGTTTTCGGCCATACGATAGTTGAGCTCGCAGAAAAGAATTCTAAAATTATGGGAATTACCCCAGCTATGCCATCAGGCTCTTCATTAAACATAATGATGGACAAAATGCCTGACAGGGCATTTGATGTTGGTATAGCAGAACAACATGCAGTGACTTTTTCTGCAGGGTTGGCCACGCAAGGACTTATTCCTTTTTGCAATATATATTCTTCTTTCATGCAGCGTGCTTACGATTCTGTCATTCACGATGTATGCCTTCAGAATTTACATGTGGTTTTCTGTCTTGACAGAGCCGGAATTGCAGGCGCCGATGGCCCTACGCATCACGGCGCATATGATATTGCATACATGAGATGCATCCCGAATATGGTTGTATCTTCTCCAATGAATGAAAGTGAACTGAGAAACCTCATGTACACAGCACAGCTGGATGGGAATGGGCCATTTACAATAAGATACCCAAGAGGTCAGGGAGTAATGCCTGAATGGCGACTTCCATTCGAAAAGATTGAGATTGGCAAAGGCCGTACAGTAAGGGAAGGAGAAGATATTGCAATACTAACATTCGGACCTATAGGCAATAATGCTGTAGACGCATGCAACATACTTGATCATGAAGAGCTGACGCCTGCTCACTACGACATGAGGTTTGCCAAGCCACTTGACGAAGAACTTCTACACAAAATCTTCAAGAAGTTTAAAAAGGTCATTACAGTTGAAGATGGTTGTCTGCAAGGTGGATTCGGAAGTGCTGTTCTTGAATTTATGGCAGACAACAACTACTCAGCCAAAATAGTGAGGTTGGGGATCCCGGATAAAATCATAGAACATGGAGAGCAGCCACAGCTATACAAGGAATGTGGTTACGGTACAGAAGCAATTGTAGATACGGTAAGATCTTTAACTAGCATTGTACATCAAGAATAG
- a CDS encoding RNA polymerase sigma factor produces the protein MKIEKYNEAVKLYYNRLFWYVAKSADDNDLAKDIVQDCFAKLWIERKNIDENKIKPWLFSVAHNSMINHINRQKKSVPIEQSGLHEPQVPFNSEFETKEIIEKCLEGLPSIQRSIIILKDLEGYDYKEIGKITGLSMEQVKVYLFRGRQKLKNSIKEIKLLL, from the coding sequence TTGAAAATAGAAAAATATAATGAAGCTGTAAAACTCTATTATAACAGACTGTTCTGGTATGTTGCAAAGAGTGCCGATGACAACGATCTAGCCAAAGACATTGTCCAGGATTGCTTTGCAAAACTGTGGATAGAGAGAAAAAATATAGATGAAAACAAAATAAAACCCTGGTTATTCTCTGTCGCACATAATTCGATGATTAATCATATAAACAGGCAAAAGAAGTCTGTCCCAATAGAACAGAGTGGATTACATGAACCACAGGTTCCATTTAATTCAGAATTTGAAACCAAAGAAATTATCGAAAAATGCCTGGAAGGACTTCCTTCAATTCAAAGATCTATTATAATTCTGAAAGACCTTGAAGGGTACGATTATAAAGAAATAGGCAAAATAACAGGGCTAAGTATGGAACAAGTAAAAGTATACCTATTCCGAGGAAGACAGAAATTAAAAAATTCCATTAAAGAAATAAAACTGTTGTTATGA
- a CDS encoding FKBP-type peptidyl-prolyl cis-trans isomerase: MLKKSVAAVGLCILAASGILSSCDGYKKTENGLKYKIVKDSTGGKKIEVGSVALVQMSYKNEKDTFSTAKQNYGNPIDILVSESPFKGSLEEGLVLLSEGDSAIFLVSSDSLYQKRFNTQMPKEIKPGSFTTFNVKVVKVYTKAEVAAEREKYKKQQQDMNKQQMAMVEDYITKMLDSASVKAQLATDHAIIDKKLKSEGINAQRTKHGVSYLITKDADSPLIAPGDTVTVEYTGKLLDGTTFDSSVGKDPFTVVVGLGRVIPGWEDALQVLGKGDKATIFIPSPLGYGKTGVPDPANKDKFLIPKNAPLVFDIEVLDVKK; encoded by the coding sequence ATGTTAAAGAAAAGTGTTGCGGCAGTTGGCCTATGTATTTTAGCCGCTTCCGGTATCCTGTCTTCATGCGACGGATACAAAAAAACGGAGAATGGTCTTAAATACAAAATAGTAAAGGACTCAACTGGTGGTAAGAAAATTGAGGTTGGAAGCGTAGCCCTTGTACAGATGAGCTATAAAAATGAAAAAGATACTTTCAGCACAGCAAAGCAAAATTACGGAAACCCTATAGATATTCTTGTTTCTGAATCTCCTTTCAAAGGAAGTCTTGAAGAAGGTTTGGTGCTGCTCAGCGAAGGTGATAGCGCCATCTTTCTAGTGAGCAGTGACTCTCTTTACCAAAAGAGGTTCAATACTCAAATGCCAAAAGAAATTAAACCAGGTAGCTTCACCACATTCAATGTGAAGGTAGTAAAAGTTTATACCAAAGCTGAGGTAGCTGCTGAAAGAGAAAAGTATAAGAAACAGCAGCAGGACATGAATAAGCAGCAAATGGCAATGGTCGAAGATTATATCACGAAAATGCTTGATTCTGCTTCTGTAAAAGCCCAACTAGCAACAGACCATGCTATCATTGACAAAAAATTGAAATCAGAAGGTATTAATGCTCAAAGAACCAAGCATGGTGTTTCATATTTGATTACTAAAGATGCAGATTCTCCACTTATCGCTCCAGGCGATACTGTTACTGTTGAGTACACTGGAAAGTTGCTTGATGGTACTACATTCGATTCATCAGTAGGTAAAGATCCGTTTACTGTTGTTGTTGGGCTAGGTAGAGTTATCCCTGGTTGGGAGGATGCTCTTCAGGTGCTTGGTAAAGGTGATAAGGCTACAATCTTTATTCCATCTCCTCTTGGTTATGGAAAGACTGGAGTACCTGATCCTGCAAACAAAGATAAATTCCTGATCCCTAAAAATGCACCTCTAGTATTTGATATCGAAGTGCTTGATGTTAAAAAGTAA
- a CDS encoding segregation and condensation protein A: protein MSFEIKLPLFTGPFDLLLFFIERDELDIYDIPISKITNDFLEYIHRLEEMNIEVASEFILVAATLMRVKAKMLLPRPEIDEQGNEVDPREELVAHLLEYKKYKSIINDLANLEEERMNLEKRGNIVKEIKQLSEVSDVESELQDIDLYKLLKVYERVLRKFEEEKNKPIHTVVQYPYTIENQKEYILAKLSDVARLSFEDVISEYRTKIAMVYNFLAILELLTQGYLMIYVGEGFNNFWVEKRQAQTEEVTEL, encoded by the coding sequence GTGAGCTTCGAAATTAAATTACCCCTCTTTACCGGTCCGTTTGACCTATTGCTCTTTTTCATCGAGAGAGATGAGCTGGATATTTATGATATTCCTATTTCAAAAATAACCAATGACTTCCTTGAGTACATCCATCGATTGGAAGAGATGAATATTGAGGTTGCCAGTGAATTTATCCTTGTTGCGGCTACCTTGATGAGAGTGAAGGCCAAAATGTTATTGCCAAGACCAGAAATTGACGAACAAGGCAATGAGGTCGATCCGAGGGAAGAACTTGTGGCTCATCTTTTGGAGTACAAAAAATACAAGAGTATTATTAATGACCTCGCTAATCTTGAAGAGGAACGAATGAACCTCGAAAAGAGAGGTAACATTGTAAAGGAGATAAAGCAACTTTCAGAAGTAAGTGATGTAGAATCAGAACTTCAGGACATTGACCTTTACAAGCTTCTCAAAGTTTATGAAAGGGTACTTAGAAAATTCGAAGAAGAAAAGAATAAGCCTATTCACACAGTGGTGCAATATCCTTATACTATTGAAAATCAGAAAGAATATATTTTAGCCAAGCTTAGTGATGTTGCAAGGTTATCTTTTGAAGATGTGATCTCAGAGTACAGGACAAAAATAGCTATGGTTTACAACTTCCTTGCAATTCTGGAACTATTGACACAAGGTTATCTTATGATTTATGTAGGAGAAGGATTTAATAATTTCTGGGTAGAGAAGAGGCAGGCACAGACGGAAGAAGTAACAGAGCTATAG
- a CDS encoding FKBP-type peptidyl-prolyl cis-trans isomerase produces the protein MKHLIYFCFLFLLTLSKAFAEGDTITTKSGLKYVVKKKGTGKKAYEGAKVKVHYRGKFTDGKQFDSSYDSGGPFQFVLGNKEVIPGWDEGVLLMSEGEEGVLIVPGNLGYGKKGVKDDEHPGAYLIPPNATLIFDMHLIKVK, from the coding sequence ATGAAACATTTAATATATTTTTGCTTTCTTTTTTTACTTACGCTTAGCAAAGCTTTTGCTGAAGGAGATACCATTACAACAAAATCCGGCTTAAAGTATGTTGTGAAGAAAAAAGGTACGGGAAAGAAAGCATATGAAGGGGCTAAAGTAAAAGTGCATTACAGAGGAAAGTTTACTGATGGGAAACAGTTTGACAGCAGCTATGACTCCGGAGGGCCTTTTCAGTTTGTTCTTGGAAATAAAGAAGTAATCCCTGGGTGGGATGAAGGTGTTCTTTTGATGTCAGAAGGCGAAGAAGGGGTCTTGATAGTTCCCGGTAATCTTGGATATGGTAAAAAAGGAGTAAAAGATGATGAACACCCAGGAGCTTATTTAATACCTCCTAATGCAACTTTGATATTTGATATGCATTTGATAAAAGTAAAGTAA
- a CDS encoding DHH family phosphoesterase yields the protein MQDLVSLREILRTPKKIVITTHAKPDADALGSSLAMWAYLKKKGHDPKVITPTDYPTFLNWMNGNDEVIVYEENVELSTKLVKEAEVIFCLDFSALSRINDLGDLIKNASATKVLIDHHLEPEYFADFVFWDIKAAATAVLIYKLIIGLGDREYLDTCIGECIYAGIMTDTGSFRHPSTNKEVHMIIAELLNLAVDVSRIHRLIYDNNSEAKLRFLGFALMEKLVVNRDLYAAYIAISEADLKRFDSQTGDTEGLVNYALSIDGVVIAAVIIDRPDSVKLSFRSKGDFSVNEFARRHFEGGGHLNAAGGKSNLNLEDTIKKFIEVLPAYKEQLYQNYKLEKSLC from the coding sequence ATGCAGGATCTTGTATCTCTAAGGGAAATCCTAAGGACTCCAAAAAAAATTGTTATCACAACTCATGCAAAACCTGATGCTGATGCCTTGGGATCTTCGCTTGCGATGTGGGCTTATCTCAAGAAAAAAGGGCATGATCCAAAGGTAATTACCCCAACCGATTATCCTACTTTTCTTAACTGGATGAATGGTAATGATGAGGTGATTGTGTATGAAGAGAATGTGGAGTTGTCTACAAAATTGGTAAAGGAAGCAGAAGTTATTTTTTGTCTGGATTTTTCCGCTCTCAGCAGAATAAATGATCTGGGAGATCTCATAAAAAATGCCTCTGCCACAAAAGTTCTGATTGATCACCATCTTGAACCTGAGTATTTTGCTGACTTTGTTTTCTGGGATATAAAAGCTGCCGCGACGGCTGTGCTTATTTATAAGCTTATTATCGGCTTGGGTGACAGAGAATACCTTGATACTTGTATAGGTGAATGCATCTATGCAGGAATCATGACAGACACGGGATCATTCAGGCATCCAAGCACCAATAAGGAAGTGCATATGATTATTGCTGAACTTCTGAATCTTGCTGTCGATGTGTCGAGAATTCATAGATTGATTTACGACAACAATTCTGAAGCTAAACTTAGATTTTTAGGTTTTGCACTTATGGAGAAACTTGTGGTAAATAGAGATCTGTACGCTGCCTATATTGCAATTTCTGAAGCAGATTTGAAAAGATTCGATTCTCAGACGGGTGATACGGAGGGATTGGTCAACTATGCTCTGTCTATTGATGGTGTTGTCATTGCTGCAGTTATCATAGACAGGCCAGATTCTGTAAAACTATCTTTCAGGTCTAAAGGTGATTTTTCGGTCAATGAATTTGCAAGAAGGCATTTTGAGGGTGGTGGCCATTTAAATGCAGCAGGAGGAAAATCAAATCTGAACCTTGAAGATACTATAAAGAAATTTATTGAAGTGCTTCCCGCGTATAAAGAACAATTGTATCAGAACTATAAACTAGAAAAATCATTATGTTAA
- a CDS encoding alpha/beta fold hydrolase — protein MAISSLKYKSAGRGPAVVFIHGFCEEKSLWKDFLNHFQSDYHVITPDLPGFGESPLNTIPVSMEYFADEVRNLLKDLSVKECVIIGHSLGGYVALAFAEKYPEMLKGFGLFHSTAFEDSLEKKENRNRTIQFIEKNGVDPFADSFVEPLFFMRNRKNLKEEIEMMIETTKNTSIQSIIETTKAMRDRKERIDVLKKTEVPVLFIVGKDDGPVPLEKSLEQCYLPKHSVVHFFSECGHMGMFEKREETLKAVEKYLELCI, from the coding sequence ATGGCTATTTCATCTTTAAAATACAAATCAGCAGGCCGCGGGCCTGCTGTTGTTTTTATACATGGATTCTGTGAAGAAAAGTCTCTATGGAAAGACTTTTTAAACCATTTCCAAAGTGATTATCATGTTATCACTCCAGATTTACCAGGGTTTGGCGAAAGTCCCTTGAATACAATACCTGTGAGCATGGAATACTTTGCCGATGAAGTGAGAAATCTGCTAAAAGATCTTTCTGTAAAAGAATGTGTCATAATTGGACATTCTCTTGGAGGATATGTAGCCCTGGCTTTTGCTGAAAAGTATCCTGAAATGCTCAAAGGTTTTGGGTTGTTTCACTCCACTGCTTTTGAGGATAGCCTTGAGAAGAAGGAAAACAGAAACAGGACCATTCAATTTATTGAGAAAAATGGCGTTGACCCTTTTGCAGACAGCTTTGTAGAGCCCCTTTTTTTCATGAGGAACAGAAAAAATCTGAAAGAAGAAATTGAGATGATGATTGAAACGACTAAAAACACTTCGATCCAATCAATCATTGAAACAACCAAAGCAATGCGCGATCGGAAGGAAAGAATTGATGTGTTGAAAAAAACAGAAGTCCCGGTTCTATTCATTGTCGGCAAAGACGATGGACCAGTACCGTTAGAAAAAAGTTTAGAGCAATGTTACCTTCCCAAACACAGTGTGGTTCATTTTTTCTCTGAGTGCGGGCACATGGGCATGTTTGAGAAGAGAGAGGAGACATTGAAGGCTGTAGAAAAATATCTGGAGTTGTGCATTTAA
- the corA gene encoding magnesium/cobalt transporter CorA, with the protein MRSVRPHNTRKAGLSPGTLAERENIGTASSITVMSYNEAFLEERSITNLEELEQYRNADRVSWINIDGTEDSKSLSKIGEIFNLHALLLEDISIAGQRPKVDDFDEQLFTTLNMLSYDDEKNCISVEQISIVLGRNYVLSFQEAGGDVFDPNRFRIRTNKGKLRKSPSDYLFYTLIDTIVDNYFIILERIGEKLEDIEDALIIEPTEDILNELYSIKRELILLRKSIWPLREVLMKFEREEFEQISSTTQTYFKDVYDHTVQIIDTLESFRDLSGGMLDLYMSSISNKMNAVMKVLTVISTIFIPLSFLAGIYGMNFDFIPELKWKYGYFGFLATCLTILVAMLFYFKRKKWL; encoded by the coding sequence ATGAGAAGTGTAAGACCTCACAATACAAGAAAAGCAGGACTCTCACCCGGAACCCTTGCAGAAAGAGAAAATATCGGTACTGCATCATCAATAACCGTTATGAGCTATAATGAAGCATTCCTCGAAGAACGGTCTATTACAAACCTTGAAGAACTGGAACAATATAGAAATGCAGATAGGGTCTCCTGGATTAACATTGACGGAACTGAAGACAGCAAAAGCCTTAGCAAGATTGGTGAAATATTTAACCTGCATGCACTGTTGCTTGAAGACATTTCCATCGCAGGCCAGAGGCCAAAAGTAGACGACTTTGACGAACAGCTCTTTACTACATTAAATATGCTGAGCTATGATGATGAGAAAAATTGCATTTCAGTGGAACAAATCAGTATTGTTTTAGGTCGCAACTATGTATTATCTTTTCAGGAAGCCGGCGGGGATGTGTTCGATCCTAACAGATTTCGAATCAGGACTAACAAAGGGAAACTCAGAAAATCTCCGTCTGATTATCTTTTCTATACCCTCATAGATACAATTGTTGACAATTACTTTATCATACTTGAAAGAATCGGGGAAAAACTTGAAGACATAGAAGATGCACTTATTATAGAGCCTACAGAAGACATTCTCAATGAATTATACTCTATAAAACGCGAACTGATACTATTGAGAAAGTCCATCTGGCCCTTGCGCGAGGTACTAATGAAATTTGAAAGAGAAGAGTTTGAACAAATTTCCTCAACTACTCAAACCTATTTCAAGGATGTATATGACCATACTGTTCAGATCATAGATACTCTGGAATCTTTTAGAGATTTATCTGGAGGCATGCTTGATCTTTATATGTCAAGTATAAGCAATAAGATGAATGCAGTTATGAAGGTTCTTACTGTTATCTCTACCATATTTATACCATTGTCATTTTTGGCTGGAATATATGGGATGAATTTTGACTTTATACCTGAATTAAAGTGGAAATATGGCTATTTTGGATTTCTGGCTACATGCCTGACAATTTTAGTAGCAATGCTATTCTATTTCAAAAGAAAAAAATGGCTCTGA